AATGCTGGAATTGAGCTATCATCCGCAGAGGCGACATATATGGCTAAACCAAAGCTGGATGCATTCGAGGTTGGCTGCCCGTGCTGCGGAGCGCTGCTGAAGGTGGATCCGGAGACCAGGGCGGTGATCGCGCATACTCCCCCAGCGCGTCCGAAGACCTTTAACGACTTCGAAGAAGCGGCGCGCGCGATGCGCGAACAGGAAAGCCGCAAAGAATCACTCTTCCGTCAGGCAGTGGACGCAGAGAAGAACAAGGCCAATCTTCTGGAGCGCAAATTCCAGGAAGCCATAAAGCGCGCCAAAGATACTCCCGATACCGGCAAGCCGCTGCGGGATTTTGATTTGGATTGAAAGGCAGGAAAGACAGCAATTAGCGATTAGCAATTAGCAATTAGCTGAAACTTGAAGCAGCAAAGGCACTCGTGATTCTGAAAAATATAAGGCAGCTAGCAACAGGCTGTAGGTGCCAGTGGTTCAGCTTATCGCTAATTGCTAATCGCTTATCGCTGCCTTTTCGCCTATCGCTAATTGCTAATCGCTCATCGCTGCCTTTCCGATTTAGCTTATTGCTAATCGCTAATCGCTTATCGTTGCCTTTCAGCTTATCGCTTCCTTTCCCATGATCGCTCACCTTCGCGGACGGATCCTCGAAAAAAATCCTTCACACGTGATCCTCGAAGCTGCTGGTGTGGGCTACGAGGTCACGATCAGTGTCCCGAGTTTTTCCGGATTGCCGGCCGAAGGGGCGGAGGTTTCGCTGTACATCCACACGCACGTGCGCGAGGACACTCTCGCGTTGTATGGATTTCTGCGGCGAGAGGAAAAGCAGCTCTTCGAACGGCTCATCGGGGTCAGCGGCATTGGGCCAAAGCTCGCCATCACCGTCCTGAGCGGCATCGCAGCCGATGCGCTGGTAACCGCGCTGCGGAGCAACGATCTCACCGCATTGACGCGCATTCCCGGAGTGGGAAAAAAGACCGCTGAACGCATGGTGCTGGAATTGCGCGACAAGCTCGAAGGACTCGCTGCGGCACCCGCCCCCCCGCAAACCAGCCGCATGGAAGAAGATGTCGTCTCTGCCCTGGTGAATCTCGGCTACCAGCGCACGCCGGCCGAACACGCAGTCAGGCGGGCTCTGGAGAGAGCGGGAAACGCCGCGTCCTTTGAGCAGGTTTTCCGGCAGACGATGACGTTGATGCAGAAGTGAGTCGTTGAGGCACGGAAGTCGCATCCCGACGGTCAATAGCGGCACCCGTTACGCGCAGTTATAGTGCGCTTATGCGCCGGATTCTGGCTTCCATAATTGTCTTTACACTACCCGCAAGTGCCTCAATTTCGCTCCGGGAGAGCCTTAATCTGTCGCTCAAAGTGCCTTTAAGTGGCTTCTTTAGTGCGAAAAAGCTGCGCCTTGCTGGCTGGGTATTGCGCAAACAAAGCGCAAATCTCGAAAAAACCGCGTTTAAAGTCGCAGAAAAGCCGTGCGAAAACTGGGCTTGGGTGGCCGGAATCGTGTCGCTGGCTGCCGCGCAAGGCGTGCATATTGAGCAGCAATACCTGGTTGATCGTCTCTATGGAGGCTCAATTTGTCGCTCGTCTCCTGTCGATGTGGGCTCTTTAGCGCGTGAGATAAGCCGCGATTACGTGCTTCCAGACGGGCAAAGGTTCCGCTTAGAGGCGCAATTCAGCGCCGGAGCGCCCACGCAACCTGATCCGTTGATCGTCGCGATGCGTCAAAATCGGCCACTGATGGTGCTCTGGAATGGGCGCAGCTACCTGCTTACGGGTGTCAGTTACGACGAATACACGGCGCCAACCGGCAATAAATTGTTGATTGTGACGGAATTTAAACTCTTCGATCCCGCCGCCAATGCACCAAAAAACGAGCTAACGTTCTCCCGGGAGAGCGACAACGCCGACGATTTGGGTGGCGTACTCGTTCTTAACGTCTATCCGAAGTAGTCACTTTGCGCATCTATGTGACTGCAGAGTTCAGCAAATGTGACCGCTGAACCTGTTCAGATGACCTGCTTGAGGTTGTAAATGTCCTCCCTTCGTATGCTGTTCGTCGACGACGAACCCAGCATCAGGCTGACTTTGCCTGAGATTCTTCGCCTCCACGGACACGAAGTTGAAGTCGCTTCTACCGTCGCAGAGGCCTTGGCGGCCATCTCTGGACGCAAGTTTGACGTGCTTATTTCCGACTTAAATATCGGAAATGCAGGAGATGGATTCACCGTTGTTAGCGCAATGCGCCGCACCCAGGCGCAATGCATTACGCTAATTCTGACCGGATATCCCGGTTTTGAGACCGCTTTACAGGCAATTCGCAGCCAGGTTGACGATTATCTGGTGAAACCAACGCAGATCGACCAGCTCGTCGACACCATTGAACGCAAGCTGAAAGAACGCACTCCACATAGACCTGCTCCAGTAAAGCGCGTGAGTCGGATCCTCAAAGAGTCTCAGCAAATCGTTGTTGATCGCGCAGTTGCATCGCTTTCGGAGCGCAGAAAAATTGCAAAGGACAGGCTTTATGACGGAATGCCAGAGCTCTTTCGTGCGCTAATCGCGTTTGGTAATCCTTCTATTGAGCAGAAAACCTTTGCTGAAGGAGCCACATACGGCGTGCTACGCCGCGAGCAAGGTTCTTCCATAGACGATCTGTTCAATGAATTCCGGACACTTGAGCGCGTAGCGTACGAAGTTGTACAGGAGAATCTGCTTGCAACCGACGTAAGCAATCTCGTTCCTGACCTCAGAGCCTTCAATGATCATGTGCAAAATGTGTTGAATCATGCGGTATGCGCCCTGCTTGAGA
Above is a genomic segment from Acidobacteriota bacterium containing:
- a CDS encoding Holliday junction branch migration protein RuvA; translation: MIAHLRGRILEKNPSHVILEAAGVGYEVTISVPSFSGLPAEGAEVSLYIHTHVREDTLALYGFLRREEKQLFERLIGVSGIGPKLAITVLSGIAADALVTALRSNDLTALTRIPGVGKKTAERMVLELRDKLEGLAAAPAPPQTSRMEEDVVSALVNLGYQRTPAEHAVRRALERAGNAASFEQVFRQTMTLMQK